Below is a window of Clostridia bacterium DNA.
TTATTGATGTGGAATATACCTTTGACAACAACAAGATAATATTCTACTTTACAGCAGACGGACGTGTGGACTTCAGGGAGCTTGTGAAGGATTTGGCTTCAGTTTTCAAGACAAGGATAGAGCTTCGCCAGATTGGTGTAAGAGACGAAGCTAAAATGATCAGCGGCATGGGTCCCTGTGGGAAAAGCCTCTGCTGTTCTACCTTCCTTGGGGATTTTGCGCCGGTTTCTATTAAAATGGCAAAGGAACAGAGCCTATCCCTCAACCCTACAAAGATTTCCGGTATATGCGGCAGACTTATGTGCTGCCTGAAATATGAGCACGAAACATACGAAAACTCAAGGAAATACATGCCTAAGGTAGGGGCATTGGTTGACACTCCTGAAGGCCGTGGGGAAGTGGTGGGATCCAATATACTTCTTGAGGTGGTCAAGGTTAAGCTGGAGCTGATGGAGGGCAATCTTCGCATTGTCAAGGATTTTCCTGTCAAGGAAATAGTGCAGCTAAAACCAGGTAAGGATGTGGAGCCTGATATTGAGGGCGATATTGAGAATCTGGAGCGTCTTGAGGATAATTAGTGATTATTAAAATTGAAAAATTATAAAAAATTGATCAAAGGGTTTTATTTATGAAACATTAGTGATAAAATGTAAATGTAATTCATATAGGAGGTGTAACTATGGCATATAAGATATTAGATTCTTGCATAAGCTGTGGTGCATGTGAACCAGAATGCCCAGTTAACTGCATAAGCCAGGGCGATGATAAATACGTTATCAATCCAGATGAGTGCATCGAGTGCGGTGCATGTGCTAACGTTTGTCCAGTTGATGCTCCGGTACAGGAATAATTATCGCATGAAAAAAGACCGTTAAGGTCTTTTTTTCCATTTAGGCTTCCTAGTGTAAGCAATAAGGGCAATGTTTCCGAATTTCTTTAAAAGAGGTATGACATGGAAGAACTTATATTGCATGATGAAACTGTTGATGATTTGCAGAACGGTTATAAATTAATACAGAAAAGCGATTCCTTCAGGTTTGGTGTAGATGCAGTACTCTTGGCAGACTTCGCTAATGTGAAGCATGAGCATTCGGTCATTGATCTTGGCACCGGTACGGGTATCATTCCTATCCTTATATATGCCAAGAAAAAACCATTGGAGATAACAGCAGTGGAAATACAGCAGGATATGGCTGAGATGGCTCTGCGCAGCATCAAACTCAATGGGCTCGATAAAAGCATTAAGGTGCTGTGTATGGATCTTAAGGATGCTCCTAAGCTTCTGGGAAAGGCAAGGTATGATTGCGTAGTAACCAACCCCCCCTACGTGAAGAAGGAATGTGGAATAAACAACCCCTCTGAATCCAAGGCTATTGCAAGGTTTGAGATAATGTGCAGCCTGGAGGAGGTGCTGATGACCGCTAGAGAGCTTCTTAAACCAGGGGGAAAGTTTTATATGGTGCATAGGACTGATCGTTTGGCAGATATAATATACGAAATGCGAAACAGTGGAATTGAGCCAAAGCGTATACGGTTTGTACACCCCTCCATAGGGAAAAGACCCAATCTTCTGCTGATTGAAGGAGCCAGAGGGGGAAATAAGGAGCTTAAGTTCATGGATCCGCTGTATATACATGATGAAAAAGGTGAATACACTGAAGAGATACATAGAATATACGGGAGGACGAAATAATGGCCGGAATTTTATATCTATGTGCAACACCCATAGGGAACCTCGAGGACATAACCTTAAGATGCATTAGGATACTGGGGGAAGTGGACATTATCGCCGCTGAGGATACCAGGCATACTATCAGACTGCTGAATCATTTCGAAATTCGAAAGCCTTTGATAAGCTATCATGAACATAATAAATATGAAAAGGGCAGCGAGATAGTAGAGCTTCTAAAATCAGGGAAAAATATAGCGCTGGTCTCTGATGCAGGCATGCCTGCCATATCGGACCCCGGCGAAGAGCTGGTCAGGCTTTGTATTGACAGCGACATTGATATAATTCCTATTCCCGGGCCTAGTGCTTCACTTACGGCATTGATAGTCTCGGGGCTTTCAACAGTACGATTCTGCTTTGAAGGCTTTCTGTCGTCAAATAAAAAGGAGAGAAGAGAGAGACTTCAAAAGCTTTCTAATGAAACAAGAACCATTATACTATATGAAGCTCCCCACCGTTTGCTGGATACACTAAGTGAGATAAAGGAACAGCTGGGAGAGAGAAGAATATCGGTATCAAGGGAAATAACCAAAAAATTTGAAGAGACAGTAAGAGCTGATATAAGCGAAGTAATAAGTATTTTTAAAGAGCGGACGATAAAAGGCGAATTCGTTCTGATCATTGAAGGTATAAATGAAAAAGAACTTATTGATATTGAATTAAAGAAATGGGATAATATATCCATTGAGGAACACTTAAAAATGTA
It encodes the following:
- a CDS encoding 4Fe-4S binding protein, which produces MAYKILDSCISCGACEPECPVNCISQGDDKYVINPDECIECGACANVCPVDAPVQE
- a CDS encoding stage 0 sporulation family protein; the encoded protein is MVKTVGVRFKKAGKIYYFDPGDLEINVDDSVVVETIRGIEFGKAVLGIREVPENEIIAPLKQVLRIATEEDNKVYQDNKVKEKEAFNVCLQKINHHNLGMKLIDVEYTFDNNKIIFYFTADGRVDFRELVKDLASVFKTRIELRQIGVRDEAKMISGMGPCGKSLCCSTFLGDFAPVSIKMAKEQSLSLNPTKISGICGRLMCCLKYEHETYENSRKYMPKVGALVDTPEGRGEVVGSNILLEVVKVKLELMEGNLRIVKDFPVKEIVQLKPGKDVEPDIEGDIENLERLEDN
- a CDS encoding tRNA1(Val) (adenine(37)-N6)-methyltransferase, which encodes MEELILHDETVDDLQNGYKLIQKSDSFRFGVDAVLLADFANVKHEHSVIDLGTGTGIIPILIYAKKKPLEITAVEIQQDMAEMALRSIKLNGLDKSIKVLCMDLKDAPKLLGKARYDCVVTNPPYVKKECGINNPSESKAIARFEIMCSLEEVLMTARELLKPGGKFYMVHRTDRLADIIYEMRNSGIEPKRIRFVHPSIGKRPNLLLIEGARGGNKELKFMDPLYIHDEKGEYTEEIHRIYGRTK
- the rsmI gene encoding 16S rRNA (cytidine(1402)-2'-O)-methyltransferase, which encodes MAGILYLCATPIGNLEDITLRCIRILGEVDIIAAEDTRHTIRLLNHFEIRKPLISYHEHNKYEKGSEIVELLKSGKNIALVSDAGMPAISDPGEELVRLCIDSDIDIIPIPGPSASLTALIVSGLSTVRFCFEGFLSSNKKERRERLQKLSNETRTIILYEAPHRLLDTLSEIKEQLGERRISVSREITKKFEETVRADISEVISIFKERTIKGEFVLIIEGINEKELIDIELKKWDNISIEEHLKMYLRQGIDKKEAIKKVAEDRKLPKKEIYKIGCNIE